One Prolixibacteraceae bacterium DNA segment encodes these proteins:
- a CDS encoding transposase family protein, with protein sequence MKENLVDPRDSRGKKHDLEFVLVGVTLSIITGNTLLSEISRFLENYHSILLRIVGVPKCKPISYSQLRRIISYLTLTNYQEVQSNYFGWENTKDDDDWISLDGKELRGTIISDRIYNEKKNFKIRPDRYYELSYWDDKWITISKIDKVDSTGVLKFENVPLGGFYWVHSPQEGKGWERPFIYKDGKQLFY encoded by the coding sequence TTGAAAGAAAATTTAGTTGATCCTAGAGATTCACGAGGAAAGAAGCATGATTTAGAGTTTGTACTTGTTGGTGTCACACTATCTATTATTACTGGCAATACCTTGCTCTCTGAGATCTCTCGTTTTTTAGAGAACTATCATTCTATCTTACTAAGGATTGTCGGAGTACCCAAATGTAAACCAATATCATATAGTCAGTTACGTCGTATAATATCCTATTTAACTTTAACTAATTATCAAGAGGTTCAATCAAACTATTTTGGATGGGAGAATACAAAAGATGATGATGATTGGATTTCACTAGATGGCAAGGAGTTACGAGGAACAATCATATCTGATAGAATATATAATGAGAAGAAAAACTTTAAAATAAGACCGGATCGTTATTATGAGTTGTCTTATTGGGATGATAAATGGATTACGATATCTAAGATCGACAAGGTAGATAGCACTGGAGTATTAAAATTTGAAAATGTGCCTCTTGGAGGCTTTTATTGGGTTCATTCTCCGCAAGAAGGAAAAGGTTGGGAAAGACCGTTTATTTATAAAGATGGGAAGCAATTGTTTTATTAA
- a CDS encoding O-antigen ligase family protein, which translates to MGITNSFHSHFLVTGSFHNPGPYAGYIMSGVPLSLGIYWITKQRIKKNKASDCEIDYLVKFGNYKLKIPNRDVMLNYLSQLILVLVVILLPSTQSRAAFIGMIIGCLYMVYSFRRTLSQYNKIKLLFQWPSKRIRFIAMMGMVLFLFLGGYLLYLTKKGSADGRILMWRVSTEMIKDKPLLGWGVSGFEAHYGTYQAEWFKEGKGTVSEELVAGTPDAPFNEIVRVLVSLGGVGFVLSILLFRSIWYGRKKGHITSFNGLNTTLKGGVISILVFSMFSYTLDIAPMVVQLLILSVLLVNNQRYPFVLSLGCWKSKYPLFVGHILGVMMLILIPFLSSATWRSFKGYQSWKEAYDLYRYGVYDDANKEYEHANRLLPDDGLLCQMYGKSLQMNEEYDEAKQILLHASSLRSDPILSMTLGQCYQQIGEIKQAETLYWDSWYMIPHKFYPKYLLAKLYQYTGEDKQFVEIANELLSKKMKVKSKAIEEMRNELIGMINNVEDENR; encoded by the coding sequence TTGGGAATTACAAATTCATTTCATTCCCATTTCTTAGTTACAGGTTCTTTTCACAATCCTGGTCCATATGCAGGTTATATTATGAGTGGTGTGCCATTATCCCTTGGAATATATTGGATTACCAAACAACGTATTAAAAAGAATAAAGCAAGTGATTGTGAGATAGACTATTTGGTGAAGTTTGGAAATTATAAATTAAAGATCCCGAACCGAGATGTAATGCTTAACTACTTATCACAGCTGATCTTGGTTTTGGTTGTCATATTATTGCCTTCAACTCAATCGCGCGCAGCATTTATTGGGATGATTATTGGTTGTCTATATATGGTTTATTCTTTTAGAAGGACTTTATCTCAGTATAATAAGATTAAACTTCTTTTTCAATGGCCATCTAAACGAATCCGATTTATTGCAATGATGGGCATGGTGTTATTCCTGTTTTTAGGTGGTTATTTATTATATCTGACCAAGAAAGGGTCGGCTGATGGTCGGATATTAATGTGGAGAGTATCGACTGAGATGATAAAAGACAAACCACTACTGGGGTGGGGTGTCAGTGGGTTTGAGGCTCATTATGGAACATATCAAGCGGAATGGTTTAAAGAAGGAAAAGGGACCGTGTCTGAGGAACTGGTTGCAGGAACTCCAGATGCCCCTTTTAATGAGATTGTTAGAGTCTTGGTGTCGTTAGGGGGCGTTGGATTCGTATTATCTATTTTACTTTTCCGGTCGATATGGTATGGTCGTAAAAAGGGGCATATTACATCTTTTAATGGATTGAATACTACATTAAAAGGTGGTGTCATCTCCATTCTCGTATTTAGTATGTTCTCCTACACCTTAGATATTGCTCCTATGGTCGTTCAGTTGTTGATTCTTTCCGTACTACTCGTCAATAACCAAAGATATCCATTTGTATTATCATTGGGATGTTGGAAGTCAAAATACCCACTATTTGTTGGACATATTCTAGGTGTTATGATGTTAATCCTGATACCATTTTTATCTTCTGCAACCTGGAGAAGTTTTAAGGGATATCAGTCATGGAAAGAAGCGTATGACCTGTATAGGTATGGCGTTTATGATGATGCGAATAAGGAGTATGAACATGCTAATAGGTTACTTCCTGACGATGGCTTGTTGTGTCAAATGTATGGGAAGAGTTTGCAAATGAACGAGGAGTACGATGAAGCAAAGCAAATATTACTTCATGCTTCTAGTTTACGTAGTGATCCAATTTTGAGTATGACTTTAGGTCAATGTTATCAACAAATTGGAGAAATAAAGCAAGCGGAGACTCTATATTGGGATTCATGGTATATGATCCCTCATAAATTTTATCCGAAATATTTATTGGCTAAACTATATCAATATACTGGTGAGGATAAACAATTCGTTGAGATTGCGAATGAATTGTTGTCTAAAAAGATGAAAGTTAAATCCAAGGCGATTGAAGAGATGCGAAATGAATTAATAGGAATGATCAATAACGTGGAAGATGAAAATAGATAG
- the lepB gene encoding signal peptidase I, protein MKIDRLKKYCTVGLYTVIFMVVIGRLVNLIGISSYIVPSASMLPTILPGERIYVDKLGYGETVRFLGMSIRMPKFRGIQRGSVIAFHFPEGDTVFVDTPFDNFYDMKRRSIVNKRDILLKTSMFLPLSFRPLYVKRCIGLPGDSLSIKKGDIYLNSMIYDAHFNTKRWYHIYVKDLLKVKKWLSFISNNQFKRWHGHHVVLLTESERTGIETLIDCGVLDRISPYIETFVNHSTYPFLGDHPISWTWDNYGPVYIPKKGDTLQIKGDHIYRYKRMIEVYEKNSVHIHNDSLFVNGRYCEKYICKQDYYFMMGDNRHNSLDSRNWGLVPEDHIVGRVFAVKSSKGNVIPRLIDSRMDSIDSCIKTRRK, encoded by the coding sequence ATGAAAATAGATAGGTTAAAAAAATATTGTACCGTTGGTCTTTATACTGTCATTTTCATGGTGGTTATAGGAAGGTTAGTCAATCTAATAGGCATATCAAGCTATATCGTTCCCTCTGCTTCAATGTTACCTACCATATTGCCGGGGGAAAGAATTTATGTCGATAAATTGGGTTATGGAGAGACGGTTCGTTTTCTAGGCATGTCGATACGTATGCCAAAATTTAGGGGTATTCAACGAGGGAGTGTTATTGCATTTCATTTTCCTGAGGGAGATACTGTTTTTGTGGATACACCTTTTGATAATTTTTATGATATGAAGCGTCGCTCTATTGTAAATAAGAGAGATATCCTGTTGAAGACTTCCATGTTCCTTCCTTTATCGTTCAGGCCTCTTTATGTAAAAAGATGTATTGGTCTACCTGGTGATAGTTTATCGATTAAAAAAGGTGATATTTATTTGAACTCCATGATATATGATGCACATTTTAATACAAAAAGGTGGTACCATATCTATGTGAAAGATCTACTTAAAGTGAAAAAGTGGTTATCATTCATCTCTAATAACCAATTCAAAAGATGGCATGGGCATCATGTCGTACTCTTGACTGAGTCGGAGAGAACTGGCATAGAGACATTGATTGATTGTGGTGTGCTGGATCGTATTTCACCATATATAGAAACATTTGTTAACCATAGTACCTACCCTTTTCTTGGTGACCATCCTATTTCATGGACATGGGATAATTATGGTCCTGTTTATATTCCAAAGAAAGGTGATACGCTTCAGATCAAAGGAGATCATATTTATAGATATAAACGAATGATTGAAGTGTATGAAAAGAACTCGGTTCATATTCATAATGACTCTCTTTTCGTAAATGGAAGATATTGCGAAAAATATATATGCAAGCAGGATTATTATTTTATGATGGGAGATAATAGACACAACAGTCTGGATAGCAGAAATTGGGGTTTGGTTCCAGAAGATCATATTGTGGGGCGCGTTTTTGCTGTAAAGTCATCGAAAGGGAATGTGATACCAAGATTGATTGATTCAAGAATGGATTCTATTGATTCGTGTATTAAAACAAGGAGGAAATGA
- a CDS encoding DUF1573 domain-containing protein, translating into MQKNVFSLAVIMFSVTIGVIVYVYYSSMSCSVTLTTEIQFGQDFVDMGDLKQGIPRSVEFRCKNTGSEPLVIKYVESSCGCAKPEWTKHPILPNKTGLIKVTYDAKYPGSFTKTIMVFCNSEKGMEKLKIRGRVIPSDI; encoded by the coding sequence ATGCAAAAAAATGTTTTTTCATTAGCTGTAATAATGTTTAGCGTAACAATTGGTGTTATTGTATACGTTTACTATTCATCAATGTCATGTAGTGTGACCTTGACTACTGAAATACAATTTGGTCAAGACTTTGTGGATATGGGAGATTTAAAACAGGGTATTCCTAGATCAGTCGAGTTTAGATGTAAGAATACTGGATCTGAACCACTTGTTATTAAATATGTAGAGTCGTCTTGTGGATGTGCTAAGCCCGAGTGGACAAAGCATCCAATTTTACCCAATAAAACAGGGTTGATTAAAGTTACATATGATGCCAAATATCCAGGAAGTTTTACAAAAACTATAATGGTATTTTGTAATAGTGAAAAAGGAATGGAGAAATTGAAAATAAGAGGTCGAGTTATTCCCTCGGATATATAA
- a CDS encoding 6-bladed beta-propeller produces MRKLALLMSVLLVGCSSKVNFGGFTSQDLKLSDVEVLKLSTDSLVTIHVPERLNGETIDASSIVDSIYAVPLETNKKCLIGAVSDIRIHNDLIYVIDKRVSQAIFVFDMKGRFLNRIGKKGRGPGEYTKLSGVHVDKCNNEILISSPPLRKLLRYNPKGKFLGYIDINVAYLEFSILNDGNIVLYAWNQKNKHLGELENRLFYIVNRKGAILKVGPMFKPVYPKVHMMMENGCMSSLNQVSYSPILSDTIYSIGPKSVKSRYFLDFGKNSIHGKVPISCSTYQFDQKVRKNYLSYFLGSHLETNSYLCFTYESNGKLIHMLYDKKSASLIDCNRIQGDETHLFFFPFNYYSHDRFISAISPKAIWEIGQQIKKADKAVFQNYMKIFHRYGVRELSMDNNPIIVFTKLKD; encoded by the coding sequence ATGAGAAAATTAGCCCTATTAATGAGTGTCCTACTCGTTGGATGTAGTAGTAAAGTAAATTTTGGTGGCTTTACGTCACAAGATCTTAAGTTATCTGACGTCGAGGTTCTAAAATTAAGCACAGATAGTCTGGTGACCATTCATGTACCAGAAAGATTAAATGGAGAGACTATTGATGCTTCTTCTATAGTTGATTCTATTTATGCAGTACCTCTTGAAACGAATAAAAAATGTCTTATAGGGGCTGTGTCCGATATTCGTATACATAATGATCTGATTTATGTTATCGACAAGAGGGTGTCCCAAGCGATATTTGTTTTTGATATGAAAGGTCGGTTTCTAAATCGAATAGGGAAGAAAGGCCGAGGTCCAGGAGAATATACCAAGTTGTCAGGAGTACATGTGGATAAATGTAATAATGAGATATTGATTTCAAGTCCTCCATTGCGAAAGCTCCTTCGATATAATCCCAAGGGAAAGTTTTTAGGGTATATCGACATTAATGTTGCCTATCTTGAATTTAGTATATTAAATGATGGAAATATTGTTTTATATGCTTGGAATCAAAAAAACAAACATCTAGGAGAGTTAGAGAATCGTTTGTTTTATATTGTCAATAGAAAAGGAGCGATCCTAAAAGTTGGTCCAATGTTTAAGCCTGTCTATCCAAAAGTTCATATGATGATGGAGAATGGCTGCATGTCTTCGCTTAATCAAGTTTCATACAGTCCGATATTGTCAGATACGATATATAGCATAGGTCCTAAGTCAGTTAAGTCCCGGTATTTTCTTGATTTTGGAAAAAATAGTATCCACGGTAAAGTGCCTATTTCTTGTTCAACCTATCAGTTTGATCAAAAAGTTCGTAAAAACTATTTGTCTTACTTTTTGGGTTCTCATTTAGAAACAAATTCTTATCTATGTTTTACATATGAGAGTAATGGTAAGCTAATTCATATGTTGTATGATAAGAAAAGCGCATCATTGATTGATTGTAATCGTATACAAGGCGATGAAACACATTTGTTTTTTTTTCCATTCAACTATTACTCTCACGATAGATTTATTTCGGCGATATCACCTAAAGCTATTTGGGAAATTGGTCAGCAAATCAAGAAGGCTGATAAAGCTGTATTTCAAAATTATATGAAGATATTTCACAGATATGGTGTTAGGGAATTGAGCATGGATAACAATCCCATTATCGTTTTTACAAAACTGAAAGACTAG
- a CDS encoding efflux RND transporter periplasmic adaptor subunit yields MQTNLGNSLHILLSSFLLMSLFSCSTKQEEDSELKSQTALTVDKVTKVKVKKAVKSRFHHELLSNGIVHACGKAAVPFKAKDQIVALHVVNGTRVKRGDLIATVSSEQLKMRLDEAQLQYDKACITLEDKLLGYGFTTKDTATIDPVMFKMIKIKSGFNSAAIALKRAKINYRDREVRSPLNGVISDLQAEVYNPASSYKKCCDVVDDHMVWVDFSILEGEYNKISKGEKIKVVPFANKSLELIGTVAAIDPRVDASGMVHIRAKVNNSKHQLIDGMNVNVIVQSEGARCLVVPKSAVLYRQNKNVLFVRNGKKAKWVYVTPGEENSLNVQILEGKLAEGDEVIVSNNFDLAHDTPIEVIQ; encoded by the coding sequence ATGCAAACTAACTTAGGTAACTCATTACATATTCTTTTGAGTTCTTTTCTTTTGATGTCTTTGTTTTCGTGTTCTACGAAACAAGAGGAGGATAGTGAATTGAAAAGCCAAACGGCTTTAACTGTGGATAAGGTCACGAAAGTGAAGGTAAAGAAGGCGGTAAAGAGCCGGTTTCATCATGAACTATTAAGTAATGGAATCGTACATGCTTGCGGAAAAGCTGCTGTTCCCTTTAAGGCCAAAGATCAGATTGTAGCACTTCATGTGGTGAATGGAACAAGGGTGAAGAGAGGCGATTTGATTGCTACGGTCTCGTCAGAGCAGCTTAAGATGCGCTTGGATGAAGCACAACTACAATATGATAAAGCCTGTATTACCCTTGAGGACAAGTTGCTTGGGTATGGTTTTACGACCAAGGATACTGCGACTATAGATCCTGTAATGTTTAAAATGATTAAGATCAAGAGTGGGTTTAACAGTGCAGCCATTGCTTTAAAACGAGCTAAGATAAATTATAGAGATAGAGAGGTTCGTTCTCCTTTAAATGGTGTTATATCAGATCTACAGGCCGAAGTATATAACCCTGCATCTAGCTATAAAAAGTGTTGTGATGTGGTGGATGATCATATGGTTTGGGTGGACTTCTCCATTTTAGAGGGAGAATACAATAAGATCTCTAAAGGGGAAAAAATCAAGGTGGTGCCTTTTGCCAATAAGAGTTTAGAGCTAATAGGTACGGTTGCTGCGATTGATCCAAGAGTGGATGCATCTGGGATGGTTCATATTAGGGCGAAAGTGAATAATTCGAAACATCAATTGATCGATGGGATGAATGTCAATGTGATCGTCCAAAGTGAAGGGGCTCGCTGTCTAGTGGTCCCCAAGAGTGCGGTATTGTATCGTCAGAATAAGAATGTACTCTTTGTTCGTAATGGAAAGAAAGCCAAATGGGTTTATGTAACTCCTGGGGAAGAGAATAGTTTGAATGTTCAGATACTAGAAGGCAAACTCGCGGAAGGGGACGAAGTGATTGTCTCTAATAACTTTGATCTAGCACACGATACTCCTATCGAGGTAATACAGTAA